The Quercus robur chromosome 7, dhQueRobu3.1, whole genome shotgun sequence genome has a segment encoding these proteins:
- the LOC126691665 gene encoding probable histone H2B.3 yields MAPTKAEKKPAEKKPVAAEKAPAKAEKKISKEGGSDSKKKKKVKKSIETYKIYLFKVLKQVHPDIGVSSKAMGIMNSFINYIFEKLAQESSRLARYNKKPTITSREIQTAVRLVLPGELAKHAVSEGTKAVTKFTSS; encoded by the coding sequence ATGGCACCCACAAAGGCAGAGAAGAAGCCAGCGGAGAAGAAGCCAGTGGCGGCGGAGAAAGCTCCGGCGAAGGCCGAGAAGAAGATCTCGAAGGAAGGCGGTAGCGattcgaagaagaagaagaaggtcaAGAAAAGCATCGAGACTTACAAGATCTACCTCTTCAAGGTTCTCAAACAGGTTCACCCCGATATTGGGGTTTCGAGCAAGGCTATGGGGATCATGAACAGCTTCATCAACTATATCTTCGAGAAGCTCGCCCAGGAGTCATCGCGATTGGCTCGGTACAACAAGAAGCCCACGATCACGTCTCGGGAGATTCAGACTGCGGTGCGTTTGGTGTTGCCTGGTGAGTTGGCTAAGCACGCTGTCTCtgaaggaaccaaggctgtcaCCAAGTTTACTAGTTCTTGA